The Gammaproteobacteria bacterium genome segment TGCCGAAGGTCAACCGCACGGCGTCGGGCATCCGCGTCTACAGCGACAAAGACATCTCCCGGCTCAGGTTCATTCAGCGCGCGCAAAAGATGAACTTCTCCCTCGCCGAAATCAAAGACCTGCTCGCCATGCGCACAGACCCGCAACACGCCCGCACCGAGGTGCGCGAACTGACGCGAAAGAAACTGACCGAGATCGAAGACCACCTGCAAGACCTCACCACCCTGCGCAATGAACTGACCCTGTTGACCAACCTATGCGCCGCCAGTGAAGAGGGTTGCCCGATTATCGAGGGAATAGAGGACAATGAGCGGAAGCAGCGGGCTGAGATCGACCCACACGCGCGACGATGAAACCCTCACTTGCTGTCGCCCGGTTGTTGCTCCTCGGTGCCATCGTCGCCGCGCTGATCGGCGGCTATCTGCTGCTTGCGCGCACCGGCGCCCTCGCCTTTCTGGAAAACGGCCCCGCGCTGCAAGCGTGGCTGCAAGGATTGGGCATCATCGGCCCGCTGGCCATCATCGGTCTGATGACCCTGGCCATTGTCATGAGCCCCATCCCCAGCGCACCCATCGCGCTGGCTGCGGGCGCGGCCTACGGCCACACGGCGGGTACGGCATACGTGCTCATCGGCGCGGAACTGGGCGCCGTCATCGCCTTCACCCTCGGCCGCCTCGCTGGCCTGGCCGCCGTGCAAAAGTGGCTGGGATCACAAATCATGCAACGCCTGCACGGCTCGCAAAACATGCTCATGCTGATCGTGTTCGGCTCCCGCCTGCTACCGTTCATTTCCTTTGACCTGGTGAGCTACGCCGCGGGCGTCACGCCTTTGCGCTTCTGGCGCTTCTGCCTCGCCACCCTCGCCGGCATCATCCCCACCAGCTTCCTGCTCGCCCACTTCGGCGCCGAGATGGCCTCGGGCGAGAGCGAACGCATCGGCACGACGCTATTGTTGCTCGGCATCGTGTCGCTGCTCGTCATCCTGCTACAGCGGTATTCGAAACGCCGACAATAAACGCCACCCACGTGTAAGAAAACCGGCCTACCGGCGACTACCACTGAAATCGTCAAAGTATGAAGGAGACGCCAGTGGCAAAACCGCGCAAGACAAAACCCAACGCCGAACGAAGCCGCCAGGACGAACAATACGCCGGCAAGCAGCCGTGGCAATTGTGGGGGCCGTATCTCAGCGAGCGGCAATGGGGCACGGTGCGCGAGGATTACAGCGCCCACGGCACCGCCTGGGATTATTTTCCCCACGACCACGCCCGCTCGCGCGCCTATCGTTGGGGTGAGGACGGGCTGGCCGGGCTCAGCGACCACCAGCAGCGCCTGTGCCTGTCGCTGGCGTTGTGGAACGGCAAGGATTCGATTCTGAAAGAACGCCTGTTCGGCCTGACCAACGGCGAGGGTAATCACGGCGAAGATGTGAAGGAGCTTTATTATTATCTCGACGCCACGCCCACCCACTCCTATCTGAAGTACCTCTATAAATATCCACAGGCCGAGTTTCCCTATTCGCAGTTAGTGGAGGAAAACTGCGCACGCGGTATGGACGCGCCGGAGTTCGAGTTGCTCGACAGCGGCGTGTTCGACGAGGACCGCTACTTCGATGTCCAGGTCGAATACGCCAAGGCCGGTGTACGCGACATTCTCATGTGCATCACGGTGCACAATCGCGGCCCGCAGGCGGCCACGCTGCACGTGCTGCCGCAACTGTGGTTCCGCAACACCTGGAGCTGGGAGGGCGGCGCCAAACGGCCGCGCATCGAGTCCATCGGCGCAGGTGTCGCACGCGCCCGCCACGCACAACTGAAGGACTATCACTGGTACGCCGAGGGCGCGCCGCCGCTGCTGTTTTGCAACAACGAGACCAATGCACGCACACACTACGACGGGGAGGCCGAGGGCCATTACAAGGACGCCTTTCATGACTTCGTGATCCACGGCAACGAGCAGGCCGTGTCTCCCGCGGGCAAGGGCACCAAGGCGGCCGCCCATTACGTGTTAGACATCGAGGCCGGCGGATCGGCCGTACTGCGCCTGCGCCTGGCACAAAAGGCCACGGATGCCCCCTTCACCGATTTCGACGCGCTGGTCACCCAGCGCCGCGAAGAGGCCGACGTATTTTATGCCGATCTGCAAACCGGCATCCCCGACGCCGACACCGCGCGCATCCAGCGCCAGGCCCTGGCGGGCATGATCTGGAGCAAGCAGTTCTTCCACATCGACATGCCGCGCTGGCTCAAGGGCGACCCGGCCATGCCGGCGCCGCCCGCCGAGCGCCTGCGCGGCCGCAACCGCGACTGGACCCACATCAACCACGCCGACATCCTCTCCATGCCGGACAAATGGGAGTACCCCTGGTACGCCGCCTGGGACCTGGCCTTCCAGTGCCTGCCGCTGGCGCTGGTCGATCCCGAGTTCGCCAAGAACCAGCTCGTGCTGCTCACCCGCGAGTGGTACATGCACCCCAACGGCCAGTTGCCTGCCTACGAGTGGGCCTTCGGCGACGTCAATCCGCCGGTGCACGCCTGGGCAACCTGGGAGGTCTACTGCCTCGACCGCGAGCGGCGCGGCGGCACGGGCGACCTGGCCTTTCTGGAACGGGTGTTCCACAAGCTGATGCTCAACTTCACCTGGTGGGTGAACCGCAAGGACGCCGAGGGGCGCAACGTGTTCCAGGGCGGCTTTCTCGGGCTGGACAACATCGGCGTGTTCGACCGCAGCGCGCCGCTGCCCACCGGCGGCCACATCGACCAGGCCGACGGCACCAGCTGGATGGCCATGTACTCGCTCAATCTCATGCGCATCGCCCTGGAGCTGGCGCAGCACAACCCGGTCTACGAGGATATCGCCACCAAATTCTTCGAGCACTTCCTCTACATCGCCGCCGCCATGAACAACATCGGCGGCGAGGGCATCGGCCTGTGGGACGACGAGGACAAGTTCTTCTACGACGTGCTCAGCCTGCCCCACGGCCGCAAGCAGTCCATCAAGATCCGCTCCATCGTCGGCCTGATCCCGCTGTTCGCGGTGGAGGTGCTGGAGCCGGAGCTGCTGGAGCGCCTGCCCGGCTTCAAGCGCCGCCTGGAATGGTTCCTGAAATACGACCCGGAGGTGGCCGCGCTGGTGTCGCACTGGGAGGTGCCGGGGCTGGGCGCCACCCGGCTGCTGTCGCTGTTGCGCGGCTACCGCATGAAACGCCTGCTCACGCGCATGCTGGACGAGACGGAGTTTCTGTCCGATTACGGCGTCCGCGCCCTGTCCCGCGCCCACGCCGAACGGCCCTACGAGTTCCAGTGCAACGGCGACACCATCCGCGTGGGCTACTGGCCGGGCGAATCGCAATCCGGCCTGTTCGGCGGCAACTCCAACTGGCGCGGCCCCATCTGGTTCCCCATCAACTACCTGCTGGTCGGCTCGCTGCGCCGCTTCCACGATTATTACGGCGACGAGTTCCGCATCGAATACCCCACCGGCTCGGGGCAATCGCTGTCACTGAACGATATCGCCGACGAGCTGTCGCGCCGGCTGGTGCGTATTTTTCAGCAGGACGGCGACGGCCGCCGCGCGGTGTTCGGCAATGACGAAAAATTGCAGAACGACCCCCACTTTCGCGACCACCTCCTGTTCCACGAATATTTCCACGGCGACAGCGGCCGCGGCGTCGGCGCCTCCCACCAGACCGGCTGGACCGGGCTGGTGGCCAACCTCATCGATCAACTCCATGCAGCGAAGGACAAGCCATGAGCGAACCAGATCAGCCACTACCCCCCGTCGAAATGCCCCACCCGCCGCACCGCAACCTGCTGCGCGGCCAGAAGGCGCTGGTGACCGGTGCCAGTTCCGGCATCGGCAAGAGCGTGGCCATCTATCTGGCGCAGGAGGGCGCGGACGTGGTGGTCAATTATTCCGGTAACGACAGCGCTGCGGCCGCGGTGGTGGACGAGATCAAGGCCAAGGGCGGCCACGCCATCGCCATCAAGGCCGATGTCTCGAAAGAGGACCAGGTGCAGGCCATGTTCCGACAGATGTTCGACGCCTTCGGCACCATCGACGTGCTGGTCAACAACGCCGGCCTGCAACAGGACGCCCCCTTCGACGAAATGACCCTGGCCCAGTGGCAGCGGGTCATCGACGTCAACCTCACCGGCCAGTTCCTCTGCGCCCGCGAGGCCATCCGCGAATTCAAACGCCGCGGCGTGGTGGCGGAGATCTCCTGCGCCGCCGGCAAGATCATTTCCATGAGTTCGGTGCACGAGGTCATTCCGTGGGCCGGGCACGTCAACTACGCCGCGTCCAAGGGCGGCGTGATGCTCATGACCAAGAGCATCGCCCAGGAGGTCGCACCCTGGCGCATCCGCGTCAACAGCGTCTGCCCCGGCGCCATCCGCACGCCCATCAACCGAGCGGCGTGGGAGACCCAGGAGGCCCACGACGACCTGATGCGCCTGATTCCCTACAAGCGCATCGGCGAGCCGGAAGAGATCGGCCGCGCCGTGGTGTGGCTGGCCTCCGATGACGCCGACTACATCAACGGCATCAGCCTGTTCATCGACGGGGGGATGACGCTGTATCCGGGATTCGCCACGGGTGGCTAACAGGGAGTTGCGCGCCCACTGGCCCGAATACCTGATGGAGGCCTGGGGACTGGGCACCTTCATGCTGATGGCCGGAGTCTGCGTGACCCTGCTGGAGGCGGCCGGCTCGCCGCTGCGCGAGTGGCTGCCGAACGCCGATGCCCGCCGCGCCCTCGTCGGCCTGGCCATGGGACTGACCGCCGTGGGCATCATCTACTCGCCCTGGGGCCGGCGCTCCGGCGCCCACATCAACCCGGCGGTGACCCTTAGCTTTTTGCGCCTGGGCAAGATCGCCCGCACCGACGCGCTGTTCTACATCCTCGCCCAGTTCGCGGGCGGCACGGCGGGGGTGCTCGCCGCCTGGGCGCTGCTCGGCCAGCGCTTCGCCGCGTCGCCGGTCAGTTATGTCACCACCGTGCCCGGACCGGCCGGCGCAGGCATCGCCTTCGCCGCCGAATTCGCCATTTCGGCGGGCCTGATGCTGGCGGTGTTGTGGTTCCTGAACCACGCCCGCCTCGCCCGCTTCACCGGCCTGGCGGCGGGCATTCTCGTCGCCACCTACATCACGGTCGAAGCCCCGCTGTCGGGCATGAGCATGAACCCTGCGCGCAGCTTCGCCTCCGCCCTTCCCGGCGCGCACTGGACCGCGCTGTGGCTGTATTTCACCGCACCGGTGCTGGGCATGCTCGCCGCCGTCGAGGTCTACCGGCGCTGTAGCTCCACGCGCCCCATGTGCGCCAAGCTCGACCACCCGGACAATAAACCGTGCATCCATTGCGGCCAGAAAGGCCGGTCATGAACCACGACTTCGACGCCATCGTCATCGGCTCCGGTGCGGGGGGCAGCGCCACGGCCTATCAACTG includes the following:
- a CDS encoding heavy metal-responsive transcriptional regulator; its protein translation is MTYRIGDITQQLGLSADTLRYYEKIGLLPKVNRTASGIRVYSDKDISRLRFIQRAQKMNFSLAEIKDLLAMRTDPQHARTEVRELTRKKLTEIEDHLQDLTTLRNELTLLTNLCAASEEGCPIIEGIEDNERKQRAEIDPHARR
- a CDS encoding VTT domain-containing protein; this translates as MKPSLAVARLLLLGAIVAALIGGYLLLARTGALAFLENGPALQAWLQGLGIIGPLAIIGLMTLAIVMSPIPSAPIALAAGAAYGHTAGTAYVLIGAELGAVIAFTLGRLAGLAAVQKWLGSQIMQRLHGSQNMLMLIVFGSRLLPFISFDLVSYAAGVTPLRFWRFCLATLAGIIPTSFLLAHFGAEMASGESERIGTTLLLLGIVSLLVILLQRYSKRRQ
- a CDS encoding glucosidase, which codes for MAKPRKTKPNAERSRQDEQYAGKQPWQLWGPYLSERQWGTVREDYSAHGTAWDYFPHDHARSRAYRWGEDGLAGLSDHQQRLCLSLALWNGKDSILKERLFGLTNGEGNHGEDVKELYYYLDATPTHSYLKYLYKYPQAEFPYSQLVEENCARGMDAPEFELLDSGVFDEDRYFDVQVEYAKAGVRDILMCITVHNRGPQAATLHVLPQLWFRNTWSWEGGAKRPRIESIGAGVARARHAQLKDYHWYAEGAPPLLFCNNETNARTHYDGEAEGHYKDAFHDFVIHGNEQAVSPAGKGTKAAAHYVLDIEAGGSAVLRLRLAQKATDAPFTDFDALVTQRREEADVFYADLQTGIPDADTARIQRQALAGMIWSKQFFHIDMPRWLKGDPAMPAPPAERLRGRNRDWTHINHADILSMPDKWEYPWYAAWDLAFQCLPLALVDPEFAKNQLVLLTREWYMHPNGQLPAYEWAFGDVNPPVHAWATWEVYCLDRERRGGTGDLAFLERVFHKLMLNFTWWVNRKDAEGRNVFQGGFLGLDNIGVFDRSAPLPTGGHIDQADGTSWMAMYSLNLMRIALELAQHNPVYEDIATKFFEHFLYIAAAMNNIGGEGIGLWDDEDKFFYDVLSLPHGRKQSIKIRSIVGLIPLFAVEVLEPELLERLPGFKRRLEWFLKYDPEVAALVSHWEVPGLGATRLLSLLRGYRMKRLLTRMLDETEFLSDYGVRALSRAHAERPYEFQCNGDTIRVGYWPGESQSGLFGGNSNWRGPIWFPINYLLVGSLRRFHDYYGDEFRIEYPTGSGQSLSLNDIADELSRRLVRIFQQDGDGRRAVFGNDEKLQNDPHFRDHLLFHEYFHGDSGRGVGASHQTGWTGLVANLIDQLHAAKDKP
- a CDS encoding SDR family oxidoreductase, whose translation is MPHPPHRNLLRGQKALVTGASSGIGKSVAIYLAQEGADVVVNYSGNDSAAAAVVDEIKAKGGHAIAIKADVSKEDQVQAMFRQMFDAFGTIDVLVNNAGLQQDAPFDEMTLAQWQRVIDVNLTGQFLCAREAIREFKRRGVVAEISCAAGKIISMSSVHEVIPWAGHVNYAASKGGVMLMTKSIAQEVAPWRIRVNSVCPGAIRTPINRAAWETQEAHDDLMRLIPYKRIGEPEEIGRAVVWLASDDADYINGISLFIDGGMTLYPGFATGG
- a CDS encoding aquaporin, yielding MANRELRAHWPEYLMEAWGLGTFMLMAGVCVTLLEAAGSPLREWLPNADARRALVGLAMGLTAVGIIYSPWGRRSGAHINPAVTLSFLRLGKIARTDALFYILAQFAGGTAGVLAAWALLGQRFAASPVSYVTTVPGPAGAGIAFAAEFAISAGLMLAVLWFLNHARLARFTGLAAGILVATYITVEAPLSGMSMNPARSFASALPGAHWTALWLYFTAPVLGMLAAVEVYRRCSSTRPMCAKLDHPDNKPCIHCGQKGRS